The Hevea brasiliensis isolate MT/VB/25A 57/8 unplaced genomic scaffold, ASM3005281v1 Scaf379, whole genome shotgun sequence DNA segment GATGAGGCAGAACAGGCCTATCCCTCATTGGATTCGTATGCGCACCGACAATACCATcaggttttttttttccttcaatttAATAATCCCACAAATCCTTGTATTCATTGGCTAATTTTGTTAAAAATGTTTGGGAATTTATAGGTACAACGCTAAGCGCAGGCACTGGCGTCGTACGAAGCTTGGCTTCTGagaatgctttgaattagttattcATTAGGGTTTATTTTAAGATTacgggatttttttttttgtggaatTAACTTTCTGAAGGTATtatgttttaatttgaatatgaAATGCAACTAAGCCATTGTTTTGGCCATTCTCTGTCTGTTCTTATTCGGTTTTTTTGCTACTGGCTGTTAATCCCAAATGTTTTTTGATTTATGGTCATTTATTTCAAAATGATGGACATCTGAGAGTTTGTGTCGTGAGATTGAATGTAGGAATTCCTTTTAATTCCTAGAGGTCATTGTTTTCATTTTGGTCATTATTGTAAGATAAAACACAATAGATTTTAAGTGCTCAGATTTCTAGAGCTGCCTGTGGCATATGAGGATGCAAGTGAGAGAGTTGATATCGTTGTGCTTGATCTTGTGATTTTTCAGTTGACAAAAAGGAGCTAATAGCTCGTAGGGTGTTCAAGTATCCCTGATATGATAAAACTTGGTGGCGAAATGAATTAATTGCCTAAATTTTggtttttggatggtttttgtgaGTAAGATCCTGAATTCTGCATTCGATTTTGTTTGGCGAAGTTTATACACTCATGGTACAAGGGAGAGGCAAGAGAGAAGCGGAGAAGGGGGGAGAGGCTGGAAGAGAGGCGGAGAGGGAGAGCCCTAGTTCAGCTTTTGGTCTGGTTTTAAGAACGTTGTATCTTATCTAGAAGCTGTAGTCAGTAATCTGAAGGGAGGATGGTATTTTTAACCGAGTAGAATTTACCAATTTGTTGGAATGTTCCCCCATTCTTCCCATTTTTTACAGAGAGCATATAATCAAGACAACGAGATGATTTAACTTATATAACAGTTATGATGATCAGGA contains these protein-coding regions:
- the LOC131177252 gene encoding 60S ribosomal protein L39, yielding MPSHKTFKIKKKLAKKMRQNRPIPHWIRMRTDNTIRYNAKRRHWRRTKLGF